Proteins co-encoded in one Prunus persica cultivar Lovell chromosome G6, Prunus_persica_NCBIv2, whole genome shotgun sequence genomic window:
- the LOC18772022 gene encoding bifunctional TH2 protein, mitochondrial isoform X1 produces the protein MRILSPPNPIKTPALFNSILRLRFNSLRSHCFNSMAIPPPKSAMASAVDNEVGLARRFWIKFHRESVFAMYTPFSLSLASGNLKIETFRHYIAQDVHFLKAFAHAYELAEECADDDDAKVAISLLRNAVRVELKMHDSFVKEWGLHGAKKAAINSAAAKYIDFLLATASGKVGGVKGPGKLATPFEKTKVAAYTLGAMTPCMRLYAFLGKEFKALLDPNEGSHPYKKWIDNYSSDSFQASAAQTEELLDKLSVSLTGEELDIIEKLYHQAMKLEIEFFSAQSLVQPTIVPLIKEHNPAKDHLMIFSDFDLTCTVVDSSAILAEIAIVTAPKSDQHQSENQIARMSSADLRNTWGLLSRQYTEEYEQCIESFVPTEKVVFDYKSLHKALEKLSDFEKKANNRVTKSGVLKGLNIEDIKRAGERLILQDGCINFFQKIVKSENLNAIVHVLSYCWCGDLIRSAFSSGDLHELNVHANEFTFEESISTGDIVKKVESPIDKVQSFKDILKNCRDDRKNLTVYIGDSVGDILCLLEADIGIVIGSSSSLRRVGTQFGVSFVPLFPGLVKKQKEFIEGRSSNWKGLTGILYTASSWAEIHAFILGY, from the exons ATGCGCATACTCTCCCCCCCAAACCCAATCAAAACCCCAGCTCTCTTCAACTCCATCCTCCGTCTGCGATTCAACTCGCTCCGATCCCACTGTTTCAACTCAATGGCCATACCTCCTCCGAAGTCAGCCATGGCTTCTGCTGTCGACAACGAGGTGGGTCTTGCTCGCCGCTTCTGGATCAAGTTCCACCGAGAATCGGTTTTCGCTATGTACACTCCCTTCTCGCTCTCTTTGGCTTCCGGGAATCTCAAGATTGAAACTTTCCGCCATTATATTGCCCAAGATGTTCACTTTCTCAAGGCCTTCGCTCATGC GTATGAATTGGCGGAAGAGTGtgcagatgatgatgatgcaaAGGTTGCGATTTCTCTGTTGAGGAATGCTGTTCGGGTGGAGCTGAAAATGCATGATTCATTTGTGAAG GAATGGGGTTTACATGGTGCTAAAAAGGCCGCTATCAATTCTGCAGCAGCAAAGTACATAGATTTCTTATTGGCAACAGCCTCTGGAAAAGTTGGAGGAGTTAAAGGCCCTGGTAAACTTGCAACCCCATTTGAAAAAACCAAAGTTGCCGCTTACACCCTTGGTGCTATGACTCCTTGCATGAGACTATATGCCTTTCTAGGTAAGGAGTTCAAGGCACTCCTAGATCCCAATGAAGGCAGTCACCCATACAAGAAGTGGATTGACAATTACTCTTCTGACAGTTTTCAG GCCTCAGCTGCGCAAACCGAAGAGTTGCTCGATAAACTAAGTGTCTCTTTGACAGGCGAGGAGCTTGACATCATCGAAAAGCTTTATCACCAAGCAATGAAACTTGAAATAGAGTTCTTCTCTGCTCAGTCCCTTGTTCAGCCAACCATAGTTCCTCTGATCAAAGAACATAACCCTGCAAAAGATCACCTCATgatattttctgattttgatttgacTTGTACAGTCGTTGATTCATCTGCCATTTTGGCTGAAATTGCAATAGTAACAGCACCAAAATCTGATCAACATCAATCTGAAAATCAGATTGCTCGGATGTCATCAGCTGATCTCAGGAATACATGGGGCCTTCTTTCCAGGCAGTACACAGAAGAGTATGAGCAGTGCATAGAAAGCTTTGTTCCGACTGAAAAAG TGGTGTTTGACTATAAAAGTCTGCATAAAGCACTTGAAAAACTTTcagattttgagaaaaaggCAAACAATAGAGTTACGAAGTCTGGAGTACTCAAGGGTCTTAATATTGAGGATATAAAAAGAGCTGGTGAACGTCTCATTCTTCAAGATGGTTGTATTAATTTCTTCCAGAAAATTGTCAAGAGTGAAAACTTGAATGCAATTGTTCATGTTCTTTCATACTGTTGGTGTGGCGATCTCATCAGGTCAGCCTTTTCATCAG GGGATTTACACGAGCTGAATGTGCATGCAAATGAGTTTACCTTTGAAGAATCCATCTCTACTGGTGATATTGTTAAGAAGGTGGAGTCTCCTATTGACAAGGTTCAATCTTTCaaagatattttaaaaaattgccGCGATGACAGAAAGAACTTGACCGTTTACATTGGAGACTCAGTGGGTGACATACTTTGTCTGCTTGAGGCAGATATAGGAATTGTAATTGGGTCAAGTTCAAGCCTTAGGAGAGTGGGGACTCAGTTTGGTGTATCTTTTGTTCCATTGTTTCCTGGGTTAGTTAAGAAACAGAAAGAATTCATAGAAGGAAGGTCTTCTAATTGGAAAGGGTTAACTGGCATTCTTTACACAGCGAGTAGTTGGGCTGAAATACATGCCTTCATTTTGGGGtattag
- the LOC18772022 gene encoding bifunctional TH2 protein, mitochondrial isoform X2 yields MGYELAEECADDDDAKVAISLLRNAVRVELKMHDSFVKEWGLHGAKKAAINSAAAKYIDFLLATASGKVGGVKGPGKLATPFEKTKVAAYTLGAMTPCMRLYAFLGKEFKALLDPNEGSHPYKKWIDNYSSDSFQASAAQTEELLDKLSVSLTGEELDIIEKLYHQAMKLEIEFFSAQSLVQPTIVPLIKEHNPAKDHLMIFSDFDLTCTVVDSSAILAEIAIVTAPKSDQHQSENQIARMSSADLRNTWGLLSRQYTEEYEQCIESFVPTEKVVFDYKSLHKALEKLSDFEKKANNRVTKSGVLKGLNIEDIKRAGERLILQDGCINFFQKIVKSENLNAIVHVLSYCWCGDLIRSAFSSGDLHELNVHANEFTFEESISTGDIVKKVESPIDKVQSFKDILKNCRDDRKNLTVYIGDSVGDILCLLEADIGIVIGSSSSLRRVGTQFGVSFVPLFPGLVKKQKEFIEGRSSNWKGLTGILYTASSWAEIHAFILGY; encoded by the exons ATGGg GTATGAATTGGCGGAAGAGTGtgcagatgatgatgatgcaaAGGTTGCGATTTCTCTGTTGAGGAATGCTGTTCGGGTGGAGCTGAAAATGCATGATTCATTTGTGAAG GAATGGGGTTTACATGGTGCTAAAAAGGCCGCTATCAATTCTGCAGCAGCAAAGTACATAGATTTCTTATTGGCAACAGCCTCTGGAAAAGTTGGAGGAGTTAAAGGCCCTGGTAAACTTGCAACCCCATTTGAAAAAACCAAAGTTGCCGCTTACACCCTTGGTGCTATGACTCCTTGCATGAGACTATATGCCTTTCTAGGTAAGGAGTTCAAGGCACTCCTAGATCCCAATGAAGGCAGTCACCCATACAAGAAGTGGATTGACAATTACTCTTCTGACAGTTTTCAG GCCTCAGCTGCGCAAACCGAAGAGTTGCTCGATAAACTAAGTGTCTCTTTGACAGGCGAGGAGCTTGACATCATCGAAAAGCTTTATCACCAAGCAATGAAACTTGAAATAGAGTTCTTCTCTGCTCAGTCCCTTGTTCAGCCAACCATAGTTCCTCTGATCAAAGAACATAACCCTGCAAAAGATCACCTCATgatattttctgattttgatttgacTTGTACAGTCGTTGATTCATCTGCCATTTTGGCTGAAATTGCAATAGTAACAGCACCAAAATCTGATCAACATCAATCTGAAAATCAGATTGCTCGGATGTCATCAGCTGATCTCAGGAATACATGGGGCCTTCTTTCCAGGCAGTACACAGAAGAGTATGAGCAGTGCATAGAAAGCTTTGTTCCGACTGAAAAAG TGGTGTTTGACTATAAAAGTCTGCATAAAGCACTTGAAAAACTTTcagattttgagaaaaaggCAAACAATAGAGTTACGAAGTCTGGAGTACTCAAGGGTCTTAATATTGAGGATATAAAAAGAGCTGGTGAACGTCTCATTCTTCAAGATGGTTGTATTAATTTCTTCCAGAAAATTGTCAAGAGTGAAAACTTGAATGCAATTGTTCATGTTCTTTCATACTGTTGGTGTGGCGATCTCATCAGGTCAGCCTTTTCATCAG GGGATTTACACGAGCTGAATGTGCATGCAAATGAGTTTACCTTTGAAGAATCCATCTCTACTGGTGATATTGTTAAGAAGGTGGAGTCTCCTATTGACAAGGTTCAATCTTTCaaagatattttaaaaaattgccGCGATGACAGAAAGAACTTGACCGTTTACATTGGAGACTCAGTGGGTGACATACTTTGTCTGCTTGAGGCAGATATAGGAATTGTAATTGGGTCAAGTTCAAGCCTTAGGAGAGTGGGGACTCAGTTTGGTGTATCTTTTGTTCCATTGTTTCCTGGGTTAGTTAAGAAACAGAAAGAATTCATAGAAGGAAGGTCTTCTAATTGGAAAGGGTTAACTGGCATTCTTTACACAGCGAGTAGTTGGGCTGAAATACATGCCTTCATTTTGGGGtattag
- the LOC18774910 gene encoding uncharacterized protein LOC18774910, translated as MEAAAATTSNSADSFPNLRIIVESNPSESRLSELGINSWPKWGCPPGKYTLKFDAAETCYLVKGKVKVYPKKAAASSSSSSSHHHHHQDVVEFVEFGAGDLVTIPKGLSCTWDVSVAVDKHYKFDSS; from the exons atggaagcagcagcagcaacaacatcAAATTCTGCAGATTCATTTCCCAATCTAAGAATCATAGTAGAAAGCAATCCCTCTGAGTCGCGCTTATCTGAGTTGGGCATTAACTCATGGCCCAA atGGGGGTGTCCACCGGGGAAGTACACGCTCAAGTTTGACGCAGCAGAGACATGTTATCTGGTAAAAGGCAAAGTGAAGGTATATCCTAAGAAAGCAGcagcctcctcctcctcatcttcatctcatcatcatcatcatcaggaCGTTGTTGAGTTTGTAGAGTTTGGTGCAGGGGACCTTGTCACCATCCCCAAAGGCCTTAGTTGCACTTGGGACGTCTCCGTTGCCGTTGATAAGCACTACAAATTCGACTCTTCATGA
- the LOC18774806 gene encoding exosome complex component CSL4: MGEDSEWVTPGEVLGKASKFKAGRGAYVSPDNLTVYASLTGLRRILSPRPDSPDQRPTVEVTGHKAHGAIPEPGSIVIARVTKVMARMASADIMCLGTKSVREKFTGIIRLQDVRATEIDKVDMHMSFHPGDIVRAVVLSLGDARAYYLSTAKNELGVISAQSAAGATMVPISWTEMQCPLTGQIEHRKVAKVGG; the protein is encoded by the exons ATGGGAGAAGATAGTGAGTGGGTGACCCCAGGGGAAGTGCTTGGGAAAGCCTCCAAGTTTAAAGCAGGCAGAGGTGCCTACGTGTCGCCTGACAATCTCACCGTTTATGCTTCCCTCACTGGACTCCGCCGCATCCTATCCCCCCGTCCCGACTCACCCGACCAG AGACCCACTGTGGAAGTAACTGGTCACAAGGCCCATGGTGCCATTCCAGAGCCTGGATCAATTGTCATTGCTAGA GTTACCAAAGTTATGGCAAGAATGGCTTCTGCTGATATTATGTGTCTTGGCACTAAGTCTGTCCGTGAAAAATTTACCGGTATAATCAG GCTTCAAGATGTTCGAGCAACCGAGATCGACAAAGTGGATATGCACATGTCTTTTCACCCTGGTGACATTGTCAGAGCTGTTGTG CTGTCCCTTGGAGACGCTAGGGCTTATTATCTGTCAACTGCAAAGAACGAATTAGGTGTTATTTCTGCCCAGAGTGCAGCAG GTGCAACAATGGTGCCAATAAGCTGGACAGAGATGCAATGCCCTCTTACAGGGCAAATTGAGCACAGAAAGGTTGCTAAGGTCGGAGGATGA
- the LOC109949983 gene encoding U-box domain-containing protein 35-like, producing MMPAKSIWFTSCAIAICFVICHHDIANGEKHCPPVSCGDLRDIRYPFRLKTASDLNCLNHPAELSCQQNRTTLNLYNGKYYVMEIDYDKFTIRVMDPGLLNDASCPFRPLYSLTTRNFSEYDYSASLYSASDMFYVSFFDCLLPVESPDYVQINCNSSTTNSSSTTSYSYIMLGDGVDNLKSSCSLTKVIPTKLGRTGDALSFSFIRDQLKTGLELSWVQILPNNFCYTQYQSLYCFSENIKRGFIVAAKNFGMFLMARMTLGIFVLLGFCSYKLYWKKFPKHAAVEEFLHACKILMRRKYSDIKKMTTEFKNKQSQKGYWKKLLRDAVQKFFDACKNLRRRRYSYSDIKKMTIELKIKLSEKGYWKKLLNDAVEDVKKMVFDFKCKLRQGGYCKKFIKDDAVEEFLDAYKNLMPIRYSYSDIKKMTKDFKDKLGQGGFGSVFKGELSNGHLVAVKMLSGSKGKGQDFINEVATIGRIHHFNVVQLIGFCSQGSKRALIYDFMPNGSLDNYIFPERGKNLLLGWDSMHEIALGVARAIEYLHQGCDMQILHFDIKPHNILLDENFTSKISDFGLARFYPRDNNTISLTAVRGTMGYIAPEMFYRSIGGVSYKADVYSFGMLLLEMAGRRKNLNAQAEHSSQIYFPSWIYDQLEKGLSVEIEDGSEYDKKIAKKMVMVALCCIQLMPIDRPSMSKVVEMLEGDVELLQMPPKPFFCPQEMPMEDAPDDTDVAEVSTMSHSATETSSIV from the exons ATGATGCCAGCAAAAAGTATCTGGTTTACAAGCTGTGCTATAGCTATTTGCTTTGTAATTTGTCATCATGACATTGCCAATGGAGAAAAACACTGTCCTCCTGTCTCTTGTGGGGATCTACGTGACATTCGATATCCTTTTCGCTTGAAAACTGCTTCTGATCTTAATTGCCTCAACCATCCAGCTGAGTTATCATGCCAGCAAAACCGGACCACTTTGAATCTCTACAATGGTAAGTATTATGTCATGGAAATCGACTACGACAAGTTTACAATCCGAGTTATGGATCCTGGTCTGCTCAACGATGCCTCTTGCCCCTTTAGGCCACTCTACAGTTTAACAACTCGTAACTTCAGCGAATATGACTATAGTGCATCATTGTATAGTGCATCAGACATGTTTTATGTATCCTTCTTCGATTGCTTGTTGCCAGTTGAGTCCCCGGACTATGTACAAATCAACTGCAATAGCAGTACTACCAACTCATCATCTACAACTTCATATTCTTATATTATGCTGGGAGATGGCGTGGACAATCTTAAATCTTCTTGTAGTCTGACCAAGGTCATTCCAACCAAGTTAGGAAGAACTGGGGACgccctttcattttctttcatccGTGATCAATTGAAAACTGGTTTAGAGCTTTCATGGGTACAAATTCTCCCCAACAACTTCTGCTACACCCAATACCAATCCCTTTATT GTTTCAGTGAAAACATTAAGCGTG GTTTCATAGTGGCCGCCAAGAACTTTG GAATGTTTCTGATGGCACGAATGACACTcggcatttttgttttgttgggtttCTGTAGCTACAAACTGTATTGGAAAAAGTTCCCCAAGCATGCTGCAGTTGAAGAATTCTTGCATGCTTGCAAAATTCTTATGAGAAGAAAGTATTCagatattaagaaaatgaCAACTGAgttcaaaaataaacaaagtcAGAAAGGCTATTGGAAAAAGTTATTAAGGGATGCTGTTCAAAAATTCTTTGATGCTTGCAAGAATctcagaagaagaaggtaCTCGTATTCagatattaagaaaatgaccatcgagttaaaaattaaactcaGTGAGAAAGGCTATTGGAAAAAGTTGCTAAATGATGCAGTTGAAGATGTTAAGAAGATGGTATTTGATTTCAAATGTAAACTGAGACAGGGAGGCTATTGTAAAAAGTTCATAAAGGATGATGCAGTTGAAGAGTTCTTGGATGCATACAAGAATCTTATGCCAATAAGGTATTCATATTCAGATATTAAGAAGATGACAAAAGATTTTAAAGATAAACTGGGCCAGGGAGGCTTTGGCTCTGTTTTCAAAGGAGAGCTGTCAAATGGTCATCTTGTTGCAGTAAAGATGTTGAGTGGCTCCAAAGGTAAAGGGCAAGATTTCATCAATGAAGTTGCCACAATAGGAAGAATTCATCATTTCAATGTGGTGCAGCTGATTGGATTTTGTTCCCAAGGGTCAAAAAGAGCTCTTATTTATGACTTCATGCCTAATGGATCCCTAGACAACTATATATTTCCTGAGAGAGGAAAAAATCTTCTTCTTGGTTGGGACAGCATGCATGAGATAGCTCTCGGGGTGGCTCGTGCAATTGAATATCTGCACCAGGGATGTGATATGCAAATTCTACATTTTGATATTAAACCCCACAACATTCTTCTTGATGAAAACTTTACTTCAAAGATTTCAGACTTTGGGCTTGCAAGATTTTACCCTAGAGATAATAATACTATTTCTCTTACTGCTGTAAGAGGCACAATGGGATATATAGCTCCAGAGATGTTCTACAGATCCATTGGAGGTGTTTCGTACAAAGCTGATGTTTATAGCTTTGGAATGTTGTTATTGGAAATGGCAGGACGGCGAAAGAACTTGAATGCACAGGCAGAACATTCAAGCCAGATATATTTCCCTTCCTGGATTTATGATCAACTGGAAAAGGGATTGAGCGTTGAAATTGAGGATGGCTCTGAGTATGATAAGAAAATAGCCAAGAAGATGGTCATGGTTGCATTGTGCTGCATACAGTTGATGCCCATCGATCGCCCTTCTATGAGCAAAGTTGTAGAGATGCTTGAAGGTGACGTTGAACTCTTGCAAATGCCTCCGAAACCTTTCTTCTGTCCACAAGAGATGCCAATGGAGGATGCACCTGATGATACAGATGTTGCAGAGGTGTCTACCATGTCACATAGTGCTACAGAAACGTCCTCCATTGTATAA
- the LOC18772881 gene encoding rust resistance kinase Lr10: MDVLMLLLLPLFFLLMMMTMRDLAAAAADDHGMEDCPISKCSGGGHADDGPVIQFPFRLKHHPLHCGHPEFEVFCVNNMTMIQLSPSSGLFPIRNIDYSTRSFDVYDDDDADGCLLRRLLNFTISTSSLFQPAASQLLRDRFSKYPFQKTRPMYNCAYYVLLSEDSPYLESDMISSYAPHFTEFILLNCSTAKNFSAQEFGFKAITCLSAPGHQVLAVPSYTSVIDLPVPTCSTLSSRKLLLPLENQYPCEPDNVLLLKWESMEYFPRCQNCTEEGGRCEFNDTTNQIECYPHPIFPHPQQYPQVSGHVSTRHIIIGVSLACCFVLISVMAVAIFFYVKQQRNSIEEKENQIKVEKFLNDHKSHVPTRYSHADIKKITNGFKKKLGEGGFGSVFRGKLPNGVPVAVKVLGDSKGNGEDFVNEVGTIGRIHHVNVVRLLGFSAEAGKRAVIYELMPNRSLEKFISSKDQSNNALFDWEKLDNIVNGIAKGIEYLHQGCEQRILHFDIKPHNILLDHDFNPKISDFGVAKLCSKEDSIISMTAARGTVGYIAPEVFNGNFGSVSHKSDVYSFGMLVLEIVGARKEAALTSGITNEAYFPELIYKCLIQGEALGLELINTDEDAEIAKKLVIVALWCIQWYPVNRPSMKAVVRMLEGASENLIMPPNPFASATSTQSQTEQPKTTESS; the protein is encoded by the exons ATGGACGTCCTGATGCTGCTACTGCTGCCTCTGTTTTTCTTGCTTATGATGATGACCATGAGAGAtttagcagcagcagcagcagatgACCATGGCATGGAggactgtccaatttcaaagtGCAGTGGCGGAGGCCATGCTGATGATGGCCCAGTTATCCAGTTTCCATTCCGCCTAAAACACCATCCCCTTCACTGTGGCCATCCAGAGTTTGAGGTTTTTTGTGTCAACAACATGACAATGATTCAGCTCTCACCATCATCAGGACTGTTTCCCATCCGAAACATCGACTACAGCACCCGAAGTTTCGATGTCtacgatgatgatgatgcagATGGTTGCCTTCTGAGACGCCTTCTTAATTTTACAATCTCCACCAGCTCCCTCTTTCAACCAGCAGCTTCTCAATTACTTAGAGACCGCTTTAGCAAGTATCCCTTTCAGAAGACGCGGCCGATGTACAATTGCGCTTATTATGTTCTCCTTTCCGAAGATAGTCCCTATTTGGAGAGCGATATGATATCTAGTTATGCTCCCCATTTCACGGAATTTATCTTGTTAAATTGTTCCACTGCAAAAAACTTTAGCGCACAAGAGTTCGGGTTCAAAGCCATCACATGTCTTAGTGCCCCAGGGCATCAAGTTCTGGCAGTTCCATCCTATACTTCTGTCATTGACTTGCCAGTGCCAACGTGCAGTACTTTGAGTTCGAGGAAACTCCTTCTTCCACTAGAAAACCAGTACCCCTGTGAACCGGACAATGTTTTATTGCTGAAATGGGAATCAATGGAATATTTCCCACGATGTCAAAACTGTACAGAAGAAGGAGGAAGGTGCGAATTCAATGACACCACCAATCAAATAGAGTGTTATCCTCACCCCATCTTTCCACATCCCCAACAATATCCCCAAG TTTCAGGTCATGTATCGACTAGGCATATAATCATAGGAGTGAGTTTGGCTTGCTGTTTTGTGCTCATATCGGTAATGGCGGTAGCAATTTTCTTCTATgtaaaacaacaaagaaatagCATAGAGGAAAAGGAGAATCAAATAAAGGTTGAAAAGTTTCTAAATGATCACAAATCTCATGTACCAACAAGATACTCTCATGCTGATATAAAGAAGATTACAAATGGATTTAAGAAGAAGTTAGGGGAAGGCGGTTTTGGAAGCGTTTTCAGGGGAAAGCTTCCCAATGGAGTTCCAGTTGCTGTAAAAGTCCTCGGTGATTCTAAGGGAAATGGGGAAGATTTCGTTAACGAAGTGGGAACCATTGGCAGAATTCACCATGTTAACGTGGTTCGTCTACTCGGGTTTTCTGCTGAAGCAGGCAAGCGTGCAGTTATTTATGAGCTCATGCCAAACAGGTCCCTGGAGAAGTTCATCTCGTCTAAAGATCAATCTAATAATGCTTTGTTCGATTGGGAGAAACTTGACAACATTGTCAATGGTATAGCAAAGGGAATTGAGTATCTTCACCAAGGGTGTGAACAGAGGATCCTCCACTTCGACATCAAGCCTCATAACATCTTGCTAGACCATGACTTCAATCCAAAGATCTCTGATTTTGGTGTGGCTAAACTGTGTTCCAAGGAAGACAGCATTATATCTATGACTGCCGCTAGAGGCACAGTAGGCTACATTGCACCAGAAGTGTTCAATGGGAACTTTGGAAGCGTGTCCCACAAGTCAGATGTGTATAGTTTTGGGATGCTAGTGCTTGAAATTGTTGGAGCTAGGAAGGAAGCTGCTCTTACATCTGGCATCACAAATGAGGCCTACTTTCCCGAATTGATTTATAAATGTCTCATTCAAGGAGAAGCACTGGGTTTGGAGCTAATAAACACGGATGAGGATGCTGAGATTGCTAAGAAGCTGGTGATTGTTGCACTTTGGTGCATCCAGTGGTACCCGGTGAATCGGCCTTCCATGAAAGCAGTTGTTAGAATGCTAGAAGGAGCCTCTGAAAACCTGATCATGCCGCCGAATCCGTTCGCATCCGCAACAAGTACTCAGAGTCAGACAGAGCAACCAAAAACAACAGAGTCAAGTTAA